DNA sequence from the Gemmatimonadota bacterium genome:
TCTGTACGCTGTTTACTCGTAACGCGACGCCGACGTCGGCTCAGTTCGGGGGATTCAATTTCATCCGGTTCACCGACATCAACTTCGCGAGGCTTGAGACCGACGGCATTGACGCGAGCGTCGGGTACAACTTCGGCTTTGGCGCTCACGACTTCGAAGCGACAGTCACCGGGACCAAGGTCAACTCGCTGAACAACTTCACCAACCCCACCAACCTGAACGATATCGACGTGGAGCTGGGCGAAATCCTGCGCCCCGAAATGGCCGGCAACATCCTGCTGCGCTGGACGTGGGGCGATCTGAGCATCGGCTGGCAGTCCCAATACCTGGGAGACATGCTGTTGGGCTCCGCCAGAGTGGAAATCGATACCGCACAAACCCTGTTCGGCGACGCGGTATTCCTGGACGGCGTCTGGATTCACGATGTGAACGCCCGATACGATGTCGGCGACGACATGACCTTTTACGGCGGCATCAACAACGTGACCCATACGGATCCGTTCATATCCGAGAACGCCTTTCCGGCCACCCCGCGTGGACGGATGATTTTTGTCGGCGGAAACTATCGCCTGTAGGCGCTCCGGATTGTTGTGGGCGATCCGGGATTAAGCTCGGGCTCTCTGCTCACGCCAGAGCCCGAGTTTCTCCTGCAGTCCGCGGTCGGAGAAGCTGAACAACATGACGTCTTCGCCGCCGGCGATGTGACGGTGTTGCGACCAGATAGGAACCGCAAAGGTGTCCTTCGGTCCCCACTCCAGCACCTCATCGCCGATTTCTGTGCGTCCGGAGCCCTCGATCACCGAGTAGACACAGGCGTCCGTCTGCCGGTAGGGCGCCCCGCGGAACCCGGCCGGCAATAGCTGGAGGAAGGCAGACAGCGTCGGTATGGCGTCGTCTCCGGTGAGCGGATTGGTGTACCGGGTTTTCACGCCGTGGCATGGGTCCGGTTCGCTGGACTTGCTTATTGCTGC
Encoded proteins:
- a CDS encoding TonB-dependent receptor, whose product is CAFAVPASARFSGTHSGTPNLSEETADTVTYGFVFQPSFLPGFNFTVDYWDIRIEDAIQSVTAQDIVNSCYQGESLNDNFCTLFTRNATPTSAQFGGFNFIRFTDINFARLETDGIDASVGYNFGFGAHDFEATVTGTKVNSLNNFTNPTNLNDIDVELGEILRPEMAGNILLRWTWGDLSIGWQSQYLGDMLLGSARVEIDTAQTLFGDAVFLDGVWIHDVNARYDVGDDMTFYGGINNVTHTDPFISENAFPATPRGRMIFVGGNYRL